AAACCCAACTCAATTACTCATCAGCTGTTGAAGTAAAATGATACACTTTAAAAACATGTCAAGATTAGAAATATAGATGAAGAGAAAGTTGAGAAGGGAATTAACACCCCAACATTAGTGTTGACTTGcgaaaataagattgaaaatgtCAGGGAAGAGAAGAGATTATTGAGAATTCTTGAGTGATATCGGAGAAAGTTGAGTTTATAGTCacaatattagattttttatttaaaaaaaaaaaacaaatttgattttcaaaattaattttcaaatattaaaaataggtaTTTGAATCCTTTTCTCGAATACTCCATTTATCGCTCCAATTATTAGTCCAATTATTGGTCGAAATATTGTTTCAATCCGAATAAGAGATATTTATGAACACCCCTAATAATAGTCCACTCCTTGAGGTTTtgcctaagttttttttttttttttgcccttttggtttgatttatccCTTTCGGTGGGCTCACTCGGGCTGAATTATCCTAAAAATTAGCTGGCCGGCCCGTTACTGATTttcaaaataagtaaaaaaaaaaaaatgaattatccTTCTTCGAATGTGTCCGATTCCACCAATATCTAATTATCTCCAACTAAGATGGAGCACAGGCATGGGATAACAAAGCACCTCCCAGATATCAGGAGCACAGTCATCGGATAACGAATTACCTCCTTATGTTTTAGACAAAAGTACATACATCATCACCGTACAACACAATTTGATTTACAAATGGAATCACACCAGAACAAGCAAATATCCCATCTATGTAAGCGGCGGCAGATCACCCACATCTATACATATACATGGTGCTTGTGGAAAGCTAGAATCATTGAGTGTATTTAAGGAATAGAAACTGGTTTCATATCTCCTCACTTTGCTTCACGATTACCACTGGACACTTGACATGCTTCGCACAATAATCACTCACACTTCCCAGAAGAGCCCTATTAAAATAATCAGCATTGGCATTAGCCATTAGgcagtcttttttttttttttttaattaaatgctGAATTGAATGCAactagtaaaataaaattgagttaCTCAAAAGTGATACCTCTTGATGAAGCCATAACCGTGGCTCCCCATGATCAAAGTGTCAGCTTTGAGTTTATCCACTATACTACATATCACATCCTTGGCTTCTCCACACCCAACTACTCTCTCTACATTTATCTGTATAAAATCCATTTACAATCATTTACACAAATTTTCAATGTTCAATGAGTTGAATAATTAGGAAACTATGGAATAAGAGACCAGAAGATTACATTGCTTCCGAATTTTCCACACACGACTTCAGCTCGTTGCATCACTGAATTCACCATCTCACTTCCGTATTTTTCCATGGCCTTTACCACATCGTCAGAGAACATATACCCTgtgatgaaattttaggttttggaTTTGCCAAAACTTAGTCTGAATtcacaaacataaacaaataagaAGGAATGGTTTAGTAATTAACCTGCAGCGTCGAAGGAACAGTAAACAGGAGGTGGAGGTTTGACGTAGAGGAGGACAAGAGTGCTATTGCTACCTTGAGAAAATAGGTTATGGAGACACCATGAGAGTGCGTACATGCTCTCCTCACTCTCATCCACTGCTACCACAATCTTGCCCACTCTTTTTTTCATGTTCACTCCTTCCATCTTTACAACCTCAAACTTTTTCTGCTTCGATTGGTGAACTGTCCCTTAGAAATTGAGCAAAAGGAATGGAGACTTATAGTCAGGAGTTTCTGTTGTTTTTGACTTTGAGTTCCGTGGATTTTCGCTTTACTTTATTGATGAAAATGGCAAGCAAAATATCAGAAAGACAAATATCTTGAGCTGAGTTTCTAACACCAAAGGTGTTACAATCAGAACCTAATCCAATTCATTTAAGTTGCATATCTGTACGGATTctgcaatttttatttttcttgttgaattattagtttaaaattatgaGGGGATGAGCTCATTGATGATATTAAAAGATACTTAGAATATAATCAAACGCGAGTCACAATCACAAATGACCCTACAAGCTTTAAGCTTGGCATTGACAAAAATGCGTCCTCACAAGTCACAGTCCGAATTGGTTGATATTTATGTGTGCAAGTTGAAGGAAAGGTTGCCGCTACACTGTCACCTCACCGTCTGTGTAACCCATTAatgaaagaatttaaaaaagtgAAGTCTTTATCCTTATATACCTCTTATATACAATGACTTGGCCCAATGTTAATTCGAGTTTTGGGCTAAAGGTCGAATAATAGAACTTAAATCCGAGAAATGGGCCACAAATACCGGGAACTGTAGTAGCCTGGCCTTTCCTTTTCTATACACCAACTTTGAAACCAAGGCTTCTCCAAACTCTACAACCACAAACTACCTACCATCTCATGTCAATCGGATCTCCTGTTGCTCTTGTAACTACAAGTTCTACTTCTCCGtggtgaaaaaattattaacaaaataataatatagtcggtacatttcattaatattatatcaaacttaaaaattatacatgtattttaaatttcaaaaccctaaacgaccaaaattattcaagtttaaaatttttattaagataaaattaagattcactgcatatatgataattaatattgATCAAATTTCTTTATCATGTATATTATCACGGGTGCAGATTAGGAGTTGTGATAGAGTTTTGAACAACTTCgaataataaaatgtttaagaGTGAGTGTATGTAGTCATTAGATTCATGgatataatatttgtaattgaGAGCACTCCAACTATGAGATTTGTACAATATTGTTGTAACAGCGTATTAAAAAGGGAACTAGACAAATCCTGTATAAATTGGCTAGAGTTTGAATTACTTTTTTGATAAGTTCAAAATATGACAAAACTAatgatcttaaattaaaatatggaTATACATAAGATTGATCATTGAGATGACATATTAAGGATATCGCACAAACAGTTCAGAAAAAATAACTTTGTGGCAACATATATTGCAACTCCTATCTAACATCTGTCGTCCATGAATCTCATCACAAAATCAACGCCTAGAAATGAATGTGATGTGATAATGTAAGTTGGTGTTCACAGGCAGGGACCAGTGCGTTGCGACCCACTTGCACTAAATTTATAAGGTGTTGTACTCTGTTGAATCTATTCTCAGTGGAGATAAGCACAAATGTCAGCATCGAAAATACcaaattagaaaacaaaacaaaacaaaacaaaatatggccaattaaaaatttgaagggACATCATGGGCTTTAAAAAAGGGACCCAAGCATCAGAGGTATTTTCGTGCTTTAACTTTTCGGTGAGTGCGTTTTTTTGGATTGTTCATAGATTATTTAATTGCGAGAGGGGCCCGTTTTTTAAATTTCCGGTAGCCAAACGGCCTGGGACGGTTGGCCGTTGACCAGAGCCTACACATTCAAACTTCTGAAAGggaaatttgaattgaaaacagAGGGGTAGGAAAAAGTATCTGATTTTCttctaataattaattcataaatgaattatagttactattttacccttatatcaTTAcctatttacataaataataaataattacaatatcACATAGTCAGCAGAGTTGGAGGGTAGAGATGAAATTCATGTTTGTTAATTAGAGATCCagaaaatctagaaaaaataaattatccagATCCAGTCAACAGTATTAGTTGTGGCTACAGTGAGCAAAAGTCCATCGTAGAGCCTACGGCATCGTTTTAGATGTCGGTTTAAATGTTTCAAGAATTCGATCAACTGAGAAAAATGTAAATGCTGAAAGTGGGGACGACACTGATTGTAAACATCACCATTTCATTGAAAATCATATCAACTAAGAAAACTCACAGAACAGTAAACTCAAGAATcttcaacaagaaaaaaaaaaaatcaaaagaatttcTTACAGCTCATGTTTTGTATTGTACAGCAGCAAAAGAAGCTTCTTCTGCTTCTACAGTTGTGGAATGAATGCTGAATttgacttcaaaattttatcacagGTCATTGTGTTCATATACTGGGCACATCAAACACTTGAGTTTCGAGCTTCCTATCCGCGTATTTTTTTTGTACAGCTCAATCGTCCGATCCGAGTCCGtccaaagatgaaaaataactcgaagaagaaaataataaagaaatagtgaaattttcaatttagatatttttctttgtaagtaaattttcaatttaaatattgtGGTGGGGTATTTTCGGAATTTCACGTCCACTTCGTATGTTTAAATCCAGTCATTAGAGccagaaagaaagagagaaagcaagctttaaataataaaaagagagCTTTTTGAAAAACAGAGGCACAGAAAGGGAGGATGGGAGATGTTGTCTTGTTTGTGGAGGAGTTGCAATCAAATAATGCAATATCGCACTGTAGAATTTGCCACGAAGAAGAATTTGAAAGCTGTAAAAGCCTGGAAGCGCCTTGTGCTTGCTCTGGCACTGTCAAGGTAATAGGACTCCTTTTATGGTTTTCTCCGCGTCACCGTTAGCTTTAATTTAGTCATTGAGTTTATACGCaatatagttttatcttttcttttttggtttgcCCGCAGTTTGCACACAGAGACTGCATACAGAGATGGTGTAACGAGAAGGGAAACACAACTTGCGAAATTTGTCTCcaggtttgaatttaattcattaGATTTACTGGTTTTTATATCaatatagtttatataaatgtttttttttttatgtcactgttttgttcaaaatatattgattttcaaaatgCTATTTTGTCATAAGCAATTGGACATGGTGATATGCGAATTGGATTTATTgtagttttttattatgaaattttccgtctttttaacattttgttgttttgttttgagtTAAAGCATctcaaaactttttctttttggtgaaGCATCTGTTTTCTTTCTGGGAAATAATGTTGAAATGTTTTTATTGGTTTCTTCACTATCACAAAACCGAACTTCTGGGCTTTCATGTAAAACCAGTTTATGAAGTTAATTTGAAGCAAAACTTGTTTTGATGTCTTCCCAAATGTTTACGTCAATGAAGTGTGACAGCCACGTGTGAATATATTCTCTTGTGAACTGCTTTTACAATTGAAGGAAATGGAAATATTAATGGGCATGAAATTAATATGCAATATTGCAGGAATATCGAGGTGGATATACGGCACCTTCAAAAAAGTCTCAGCTGATAGAGGCAGCAGTGACCATTAGGTAATGAAATTAGAATTTTTCCATCTTTTAGTTGGCAATTAAATTGtattgaatttatctttatgTTAATTGAACAGAGATAGCCTGCAAATTGCAAGAATAGAGGATGAGGAAGAGAGCGAAAGATTAGTGGCTATAAGAGAAGGAATAAGTTTAACAGCAGAATCTGATGACGCTGAATGCAATTCTGCAGTGGATAGAAGCGCTGCTTGCTGCCGCTCGTTGGCTCTAACAGTAAGTTGGGTTTgatgaattaaatatttgtaatgaTCTGTTTGGTGCTTTAGCTTTAAATCATTGTATGCTTAACTTAATTAAGCAACGTGTTTGGTTTAATGAATGACATGGGTAGCATTAATTGGCAATGCATAGCATAGTTGACCATTTGATTTCTTAGATATTTGGCaaccattaatatttttatcagttagataattaaatgatgaaataTTTGATGGGAATGATGTTAGTTGAATTATAATCTAATGGTATTGGCAGTTTACACTTATTTTGCTCGTCGAAGACTCCTTTGCTGTGCTCACTGGGAAAACCCAAGATTACCCATTTTCGCTTCTCACTGTAAGTATTTTATTTGCCTGTTGGCGTCAGTTCAACCACCAGTACCATCTCAAATGAATagcaatttattttaattatggttCAAACTATTTTGTCTGCTGGTTTGCAGATGCTTATTCTAAGAGCTAGCGGAATTATATTCCCCATGTACATACTGATTAGGACAATCACAGCAATTCAAAATAGCATTCGTGGGCAATACCATGTTAGTTTCTTTATCTTATTACCAACCACAGGagaaatatttcaattaaaagcTCTAATTTCATTCTCTTTAATTTCAGGGTTCAGATGATGAATTCTCAAAccctgatgatgatgatgatgatgatgaagaagaagaagatgaagaggaaCAGACACATCAACACCAACATCAGCATCGTATGGTTTAACCACACTACTAGGAAGTTTCGTTTGTATTATCAAGGCATCGTACTGATGCTCCACCTTTCCAAATTCCCACGTTCTATGGGTACATTTGAATaccaaaagcaaaattaatacacaaattattttgttttaaaaatgtcCAGGAGTTCCCTCTCTCgcataaaaacaaaacaaataataattttcattcaaaataaatagaaaagttTCAAATCAAAGGTAAATAGAATCAACAGCCTCTCACTACTGTGATTTCACTTTATAATCAAGTAATTTGAATTATCAACTTACATCTTCACATATACGGGCAAGCCCAACAACCTTGAGCTTCGTTGAGTGAAATGAATTACCAAAATTTACatcacaaatatgtacacactaCAGACTGGGGTGGAAGCACAATTCTTCCAATCACAGAAAAATAAAGGCCTCAACAATTCCTACTGGTACAACTGCTTAAcctaaattaccaaaaaaaagtgTGAACCAACTTATTTTGTTGTACCTAATTTACTAAATTGTTCCCCAAAACAAGGTTAACTTTCTCTCACATAAAATCCAGATTTCAAATCCTTTGGTCCCATGTCAAAATTAACAATCCAAGAGTccacataaaaaatttttttaccacCATAATGATATTGACGTACATGCAGATGTGACACATGCAGTCTTTTAAGCAGCAGGAACCTTTAGTTTTGCTGCGTAAGTAACCTTGCTCTGTGCTGAAGTTCATATAGGTAACTAACACCATTTTCCTCAGACTGGCAACTTAATGTTGTGGCGCCACCGATCAAATCTTGGATGAAGACCATCACCTTATTAGCATAATAGTAAATGGACAGTTCCTCTTTAAATTCCTTATTGCGAAAACCATATAGAGCTTCAAACTCTGTGGACTTTGCAGCTGCTTTTTCAAGCACAGAGTGAGGAAGTCCTGAAATAATTATTGTTAGTAGGGGAAATTATCCTAAAACTAACATAGGCAAAACAGGCAATCATATTGGTGGTTAGAAAAATGCTATATAGTATGCACATTGTAATTGCTTGCAATAATCAACAAAAGCATATTTTTCtgcttttataatatttactcaAAATTTCCATCGATCCTGCTTAATTTCCATTAATCTTAAAATTGAGGTCAAACCAACTCAAACAGTAAAATTATGAAAGTCAAGGCTAATCACTTGAAAAGATGGTAAATTGCAATTATCACCAAGGGTTCTTGTGCTTGAGGGACtttaaaaatgacaataaaAAGCAATGGAACTTACCAGCTAGTCGTGCAACATTGACACCATAGCTTTTAGGGCATGCACCAGGGGTCAACCTATAAAGAAATGTAACTTCTTCTACACCTCCAATTTGATTTCCAACTTGGCAGGCCATATGGCAAAGAAAGACCTATGCAGAacatcaaagataaaaatgacataaaatgGTCTGAATTCCAAAGTTATCTGTTGATTACGGAAAGGTTAGACATTCATTTGTGTTTTGAGATGTGAAGAATCTAATGCAATTTCAACTCCACTGCATACCCAAGTACCTAAAATATCTGTTATCGGAAGGCATTCCCCCTATGCCAACCAATACTTTTACATGCCGCTagatattcatttttattttgagatGTAATGAACCTAATGCAATCTCAATCTCACTACATACCCACAtgtcaaaaatctaatttatcaGAGAGCAACCCGCTATGTCAACCGATAGTTATACCATAAACATTTATTATCTCTTTCACATTCTCTCCCTCTGCAGCAGGCCAAGAGGTAAAAACTTCAgtcaaagacaaaataaaagcaaaagaaaaaaacagaaacTGTAAGAAAATACATAAGCATACCCTGGGATCTTTCTTATAGTCTACAGCTAACCGATGATAGTGAGTTGAAAACATTCCACGACATTTCACCTTATCAACGAAATGTTCAAGAACAGATTCCCTGGCAAAGATTGAATCCAGAAAATAGAAAACTGAGATAAAAAGACTCTGGActgaaaatttcaaagaataGGCCATATTGGTGagacaaacaataatatatgacTGCACTTACGCAATGGCTTGTCCATCTGAAGTTGAAGTCCCACGTCCAAGTTCATCTAGCACCACCAGTGAATTACAAGTTGCTGATGACTGCATTAACCATGATAAATAAGTTCATAGAGAAAAATGCTGAGATCACATCATTACACATCCCTGACAAAAATGTACTTGCTTCACAACTCAATGGATTTGGTAACTAACCGACAGATTTCCCAGTATAAATGAAATTGGAGACAACAAGGGGGACACTATATATTGAAGTTTGGATGACTAGATTAAATCGAATGGAACACCAGAACATTGCACCCAGACCAATCAAACCATCTAATAAGCTAAAGGAAAAATACAAGATAAACAAGGACAGTTCTTCAGTTTCTATTGTTTTCTAACAACTGTAATCTATAAGTTACTAAAAAACAATTCATATATGGGTGAAGAATCTAAATGTTGTTCAACTACACCGTTTTGTGCACCTGTTCAATCAAATTTACATCAACAAGGAACAAAGAAATATTAcctaataaatttgtttgaaccAGAGTGAATCTTACCAACATCAATGCAGTTTCTGAAAGCTCTGTTAAAAATGTGCTCTGGCCTGCCATAATATGATCTCTTGCACCCATCCGAACAAAGATTTGGTCAACAGGTGACAGCTTGAAGCTTTCTGCAGGGACATCTGCTCCCAACTGGGAATGAACCAAACTAATCAATAAAACACCACCAaactcaaaatattacaaaaatgaaGACCTTACCTGTGCCAATATCACGGCTAAGCACACTTGGCGAAGGAGGGTAGACTTTCCTCCCATGTTAGGACCAGTGAGGAGAATAAAACTGGCATTACCAGAACCACCAATGGTAATGTCATTAGGGACGAATGCACCCTTGCCTAAAGAATCGCTTCTGAGAACAGGATGTCCTAAACTTTTTGCAGAGAGGCACGGCACTTCATTTGAAGATGAGGAATCTAAGATAACTGGACGGCATGTCGGGCCTTCATAAAAGTCATTTGAGATAGCTAAACTGATTAAAACATCCAGTTCTGCAAAACGTGATCCATTTTTAGTCATGCAAATCAAAGAGAAATCTGTACCATATAGAGAAAAGATAGTTTTTTCCTATTCTTCAACAAAATGAGCTGGTAAACCAGTATATTGAGgttctttcaaaaattaatacCTAAAGAATGTAACTCTAGAAACTATGTagtccaaaaaaaaattattcatgaaACTATTGTCCATATACAGAGAGTTAGAAACATGTTCAATGGGGTGCAGTTTAGAGAGTGAGACCTAACAATTGAAATgtggagaaaacaaaaaaagacgtgtcaaatatcaaatataCTGTCATTTTACCAAGAAGTTCTTTTAGGTCAAAGAAAGTAAGAGTGacctaaaataagaaaacaagtTGAATTTTAATCGGTAAATGCACTCCTATGGAATAGCTAATGGATTGCAGGATTAATAATGCATGTATATAAAAGTTCCCAACCCATATGCTAGAAAGGTCTTAACCTG
This sequence is a window from Mangifera indica cultivar Alphonso chromosome 5, CATAS_Mindica_2.1, whole genome shotgun sequence. Protein-coding genes within it:
- the LOC123216699 gene encoding uncharacterized protein LOC123216699, with protein sequence MGDVVLFVEELQSNNAISHCRICHEEEFESCKSLEAPCACSGTVKFAHRDCIQRWCNEKGNTTCEICLQEYRGGYTAPSKKSQLIEAAVTIRDSLQIARIEDEEESERLVAIREGISLTAESDDAECNSAVDRSAACCRSLALTFTLILLVEDSFAVLTGKTQDYPFSLLTMLILRASGIIFPMYILIRTITAIQNSIRGQYHGSDDEFSNPDDDDDDDEEEEDEEEQTHQHQHQHRMV
- the LOC123216696 gene encoding universal stress protein A-like protein: MEGVNMKKRVGKIVVAVDESEESMYALSWCLHNLFSQGSNSTLVLLYVKPPPPVYCSFDAAGYMFSDDVVKAMEKYGSEMVNSVMQRAEVVCGKFGSNINVERVVGCGEAKDVICSIVDKLKADTLIMGSHGYGFIKRALLGSVSDYCAKHVKCPVVIVKQSEEI